CACCGGAGTTCACGGCGGAGGAGGCCGACGGCGCGGAGGTCTCCCTGCGCCCCTTTCATCAGATTCACCACCAGCACTACAACGTCTACTTCGCGACCGTGCCGCGTCCGGGCCGCCCCCGTGAGACCGCCCGCTATCTCCTCGCCGAGGGATCGGGCGGCACCGTGGCGGACGCGACCGGCACCCACGCCCTCGGCCGACTGACCGGCGGGGCCACCTGGACCACCGGCCGTGACGGGCGCACCGCCGCGGTCGCCCTCGACGGCGCCGACGGTCATGTCGCGCTGCCCGCCGGACTCATCACGGGACTCACCGAACTCACTGTCAGCGCCTGGGTACGCGTCGACACACAGACCAACTCGGCCCGCGTCTTCGACCTCGGGTACCACAAGTCGACGTATCTCTTTCTCGCCGCCCGCACCGGCACCGGACGGCCCCGGGCCGCACTGAAGATCGCCGGGATGGAGGGCGAGGACTTCGTCGACGCCGATGCTCCCCTGCCGACCGGGACCTGGGCCCATGTCGCACTTACCGTCGGCGACGGCCGCGGAGTCCTGTACGTCGACGGAGTCGAGGCCGGCCGGAACGACGCCTTCGTCTCCTCGCCGCTGCTCCTGGGCGCGACGACCCGCAACTACCTCGGCCGGTCCCAGAACCCCAGCCACCCGTACCTGCACGGCGCCATCGCCGGATTCCGCGTCCACAACCGGGCGCTGCCCGCCGCCGATGTCGCGGCACTCGCCCGCGCCTGAGCCCCCCCCGCTCACTCAGCAAGCGCCCCAGTCAGCTGCCTCAGTAGAAAGCCTCTCGCCATGCCAGAACAGCACCCCGCCCTGTCCAGACGCGGCTTCGTCGCACTCTCCGCGCTGACCGCCGCCGCCCTCACCGGAGGCCTGCCCGGTGTCGCGCTCGCCGACGCCGGCGCCACCACCTTCGACGCGGCCACCTTCGCCGACCCGCGCCGCGACAGCCGGCCCGCCGTGTACTGGTACTGGAACGGGCCCGTCACGCACGAACTCGTCGATACGCAGATGGCGGACCTGCGGGCCAAGGGCCTGTACGAGATCGTCGTCTTCCCCTACGACAACGCGGAGATGCAGCCCGCCTTCTTCACCGAGGGCTGGTTCGACATCGTCGGGCACGTCCTGGAGACCGCCGAGAAGACCGGCATGAAGGTGTGGCTGTTCAACGACAACCACTTCCCCAGCGGCCGCGCCGGATACTTCGTCACGAAGGGCGGCACGGTCGGTTCGCGGACCTACGAGCCGCGCCCGGACCTGCGGCTCAAGGGGCTGTGGCGGTCGACCGCCATCTTCCAGGGACCGGGAACCGTACGGCTGTTGGACACGACCGGGGTCGGGGTGGACGCCGGGCAGCTCGTCGCCGACGCCGCCGTCCTCGCCGGACCGGCCGTGCTGCGCGCGGGCGGTGACTGGGGCGACTGCACCGTCACCGCGAGCGCCAAGCCCGATGTCCTCGCCACCGGACTGCTGGTGCGCGCCTCCTCCGACGGCCGCGACGCAATCCTCGTCGAGTTCGACCAGACCGGCGTCGTCACCCTGTCGCGCGTCGCCGACGCCGAGGTGACACAACTGGCGAGGTCCACCCGCACCGACGGCTTCAACAAGACCAAGTTTCACACCCTCGCCGTCACCGTGAGCGGCGCCACCGTCTCCGTCACCCTCGACGGAAAGGACAAGGGCACCGCCACCGACGACACCCTGACCCACCACAGCGTCGGAGTACATGCCCGCGACGGGCAGCGCTCCCTGTGGGAGGAGCTGAAGGTGACCGGCGCGGACGGCGCCGTCCTCTACACGCAGACCTACGACGGTTCGTCCGCGGCCGGGGACTTCGCGGCCAGACCCGCGCCGAAGGGCGCGCCTGTGCCCGCCGCGGCCACCGCCCGCCCGGTCGGGGCTACCGACGCGGCGGACCTCGTCGAACTCACCGGCCGTATCACCGAGGGGAGTTGGCGGATCCCGGACGGCGACTGGCAGATCGACCTGTTCGGCGCTGTGGAGCTCGTCGACGACTCGACAGGCTACGCCCGGGGCTACCTCGACCTCCTCGACGACGAACCGGTCGAACTGTTCCTGGACATCGTGCCCGGCGAGTACCACCGCCGCTTCCGCCGCTACTTCGGCACCGTCATCAAGGGCTTCTGGGACGACGAACCCTTCATCGCGTCCGCCCAGCCGCACTCCTTCAAGCGCCGGCCCTGGTCGCCCACGCTCGCCGCCGCCCTCGACGCCGTCGACGCCGAGCCGGGTCCGGCGTACGCGAGCGCGTTCGACGACCTCGGCGAGCGCGGCCGTGTGCTGCGCGGACGCTACTGGCAGGCCGTCTCCGACCGGTTCTCGCGCTACTTCGAGAAGCAGTCCGAGTGGTACGCCGAGCGCGGCGTGCGGCTCGTCACGAACCCGCTGTACGACGAGACGGCCCCGTCCAAGCGGATCGCCTCCACCGGCGACCTGCACAAGGTCAACCAGTGGGCGCAGGTGCCCGGGGGCGACTGCATCACCGCCGAGTACCAGCTGAACACCCCGACGACGGACCCCCGCAACCCGGCATCCGTCGCCCACCAGACCGGCCGGCCGCGCGTCCTCATGGAGATGTTCGGCAACATGGGCTGGCAGATCGCCCCGGACTTCATGCGGGCCCTCGTCGGCGCGTACGCCACCCGAGGCATCAACCTCGCCGTCCTGCACGCCCTCTGGACGGACGAGACGCACGTCTTCTTCGCCCCGCCGTTCGGCCCCCGCAACCCCTGGTGGTGGTCGATGCCGCCGGTTTCCGCGTGGATCGGACGCGTCATGGAACTGGCCCGCGGCACCTCCGGCGCCCGCACCGCACTCCTCCAACCCCAGCGCGCCGCCGAGCAGTTCACCGGGACCGACCGGCAGGGCGAGGTCGACGACGCCTTCGCGGACGCCGCCTATGCCCTCGAACGTGCGCAGG
The DNA window shown above is from Streptomyces sp. NBC_01445 and carries:
- a CDS encoding glycosylhydrolase-like jelly roll fold domain-containing protein; the protein is MPEQHPALSRRGFVALSALTAAALTGGLPGVALADAGATTFDAATFADPRRDSRPAVYWYWNGPVTHELVDTQMADLRAKGLYEIVVFPYDNAEMQPAFFTEGWFDIVGHVLETAEKTGMKVWLFNDNHFPSGRAGYFVTKGGTVGSRTYEPRPDLRLKGLWRSTAIFQGPGTVRLLDTTGVGVDAGQLVADAAVLAGPAVLRAGGDWGDCTVTASAKPDVLATGLLVRASSDGRDAILVEFDQTGVVTLSRVADAEVTQLARSTRTDGFNKTKFHTLAVTVSGATVSVTLDGKDKGTATDDTLTHHSVGVHARDGQRSLWEELKVTGADGAVLYTQTYDGSSAAGDFAARPAPKGAPVPAAATARPVGATDAADLVELTGRITEGSWRIPDGDWQIDLFGAVELVDDSTGYARGYLDLLDDEPVELFLDIVPGEYHRRFRRYFGTVIKGFWDDEPFIASAQPHSFKRRPWSPTLAAALDAVDAEPGPAYASAFDDLGERGRVLRGRYWQAVSDRFSRYFEKQSEWYAERGVRLVTNPLYDETAPSKRIASTGDLHKVNQWAQVPGGDCITAEYQLNTPTTDPRNPASVAHQTGRPRVLMEMFGNMGWQIAPDFMRALVGAYATRGINLAVLHALWTDETHVFFAPPFGPRNPWWWSMPPVSAWIGRVMELARGTSGARTALLQPQRAAEQFTGTDRQGEVDDAFADAAYALERAQVDFDLVHEGALSGDKALLAQAETDDGVLRVGRASYELVVIPATPVLDTATVRTLAAFVRSGGTVVAVGDLPALAADGDDAALSRELGTLFRNERATLVAGTDGLAAVAHGASAQAAVLEPAADAVRVLRTTRGADTAFLFNNESGTRVTTTALLPAHGEPELWDPATGRVRPAPVRALPTHDGVRLALVLDPYETLAIVVRHRAEAAPYVTDTDGLPVTAVTAVTRSNKSLRVTLLAQDPGTHRLTGRDGSTSYTGTAKVTDPLTAIPVDGDWTLTLAKDGTEPVTRPLGSWSDIAPLYSGSGTYTKDITLDAAALRGRRLHLDLGTVREVARVTVNGKEFAPTLWAPYVVDVTDGLRSGVNRISVRVSNTLSNERNKPLPSGLLGPVVLRPRLPLTVDLAPTRA